One segment of Sandaracinaceae bacterium DNA contains the following:
- a CDS encoding di-heme enzyme, producing MTRTRTSARTILSALFLVTACSGDGTPGEFRFDLPAGFPEPRVPVDNPMSDAKVELGRRLFYDARLSENETQRCATCHLQALAFTDRRATSVGSTGQRTARGAMSLANVAYGSTFNWANSELVRLEEQARIPLFGESPVELGLGGLENLLLARLAADDVYPGMFTEAFPGEADPVTVENVLRALSAFQRTLISGSSPYDQHSAGDTGAMSPAALRGRDLFFGERLECFHCHGGFNFSNSVDHAGNQFDQALFANNGLYNVDGAGGYPAGNTGLFAMTNDRLDMGRFKPPSLRNIALTAPYMHDGSLETLDDVLDHYARGGTLTTEGPNVGDGSTSPLKSGFVAGFTLTLAERADVIAFLEALTDQEFVTDPRFSDPFLE from the coding sequence ATGACCCGAACTCGGACTTCAGCTCGCACGATACTCTCGGCTCTGTTCCTGGTGACCGCCTGTTCGGGCGACGGCACTCCGGGCGAGTTTCGCTTCGACCTGCCGGCGGGCTTCCCCGAGCCGCGGGTCCCCGTGGACAACCCCATGTCGGACGCAAAGGTGGAGCTCGGTCGCCGCCTGTTCTACGACGCGCGGTTGAGTGAGAACGAGACCCAGCGCTGCGCCACCTGCCACCTCCAGGCGCTGGCCTTCACAGACCGTCGCGCCACATCCGTGGGTTCGACGGGGCAACGTACGGCGCGGGGCGCCATGTCGCTCGCGAACGTCGCGTACGGCAGCACCTTCAACTGGGCCAACTCCGAGCTGGTGAGGCTCGAGGAGCAGGCGCGCATCCCGTTGTTCGGCGAGTCACCCGTGGAGCTCGGGCTCGGTGGTCTCGAGAACCTGCTGCTCGCTCGGCTCGCCGCCGATGACGTCTACCCGGGCATGTTCACCGAGGCGTTCCCGGGCGAGGCTGACCCGGTCACGGTGGAGAACGTGCTGAGGGCGCTGAGCGCCTTCCAGCGCACCCTCATCTCGGGCAGCTCGCCGTATGATCAACACTCGGCCGGTGACACGGGCGCGATGTCCCCCGCCGCGCTGCGCGGACGCGACTTGTTCTTCGGCGAGCGTCTCGAGTGCTTCCACTGCCATGGCGGGTTCAACTTCTCGAACTCCGTCGACCACGCTGGGAACCAGTTCGACCAGGCGCTGTTCGCCAACAACGGCCTCTACAACGTGGATGGCGCGGGCGGTTACCCCGCCGGCAACACCGGCCTGTTCGCCATGACCAACGACCGCCTCGACATGGGCCGCTTCAAGCCGCCCTCGCTGCGCAACATCGCGCTCACCGCGCCATACATGCACGACGGGTCGCTCGAGACCCTAGACGACGTGCTGGACCACTACGCTCGTGGGGGGACCTTGACCACGGAGGGCCCGAACGTGGGCGACGGCAGCACGAGCCCACTCAAGAGCGGGTTCGTGGCTGGCTTCACGCTGACTCTCGCCGAGCGCGCGGATGTCATCGCGTTCCTCGAGGCCCTCACGGACCAAGAATTCGTCACGGATCCCCGCTTCTCCGACCCCTTCCTCGAGTGA
- a CDS encoding ATP-grasp domain-containing protein: MSPDPVLVGVRRLFIANRGEVAARVARTCDALGITPVFGVSEADRDAPYTRGREVVVLGKGRASESYLDAPRVVQAAVQARCSLLHPGWGFLSENPVFAGLCAAHGVTFIGPPPAVMQLMGKKTPAKRAMGKAGLSLIPGSEGILTSADDAERVAAKVGYPVLLKAESGGGGRGMRIARSASEIRAAFEDASAEALACFADDRVYLEKLIERGRHVEVQLMADKYGNVVHLGERDCSVQRNHQKLIEESPAPGLDPAELARTLAAAVRACQQIGYVGAGTMEFLLDEGGTLRFMEMNTRLQVEHSVSEMRSGVDLVAEQIRVAAGHRLSFTQADITLTGHAIECRINAEDPADGFKPAPGVLTRFDLPAQVPGEVRVDTHVEAGYEVPPFYDSLLCKVITRGATRDEAADRMLTALSQLICEGVPTTTAMHRAILGSADFRANRYDTSGIPGWPASEAR, encoded by the coding sequence ATGAGCCCAGACCCCGTACTAGTCGGCGTCCGCCGCCTCTTCATCGCCAACCGCGGTGAGGTGGCCGCGCGAGTTGCCCGCACCTGCGATGCACTCGGCATCACGCCCGTCTTCGGCGTGTCCGAGGCGGACCGCGACGCCCCCTACACACGGGGCCGCGAGGTGGTGGTGCTGGGCAAGGGGCGCGCGAGCGAGAGCTACCTGGACGCGCCGCGCGTGGTGCAGGCCGCCGTTCAGGCGCGCTGCTCGCTGCTGCACCCCGGCTGGGGCTTCCTCTCCGAGAACCCGGTCTTCGCAGGTCTGTGTGCCGCGCACGGGGTGACCTTCATCGGGCCGCCGCCGGCCGTGATGCAGCTCATGGGCAAGAAGACGCCGGCCAAGCGCGCCATGGGCAAGGCGGGCCTCAGCTTGATCCCCGGCAGCGAGGGCATCCTCACCAGCGCCGATGATGCCGAGCGCGTGGCCGCCAAGGTGGGCTATCCGGTGCTGCTCAAGGCCGAGAGCGGCGGGGGTGGGCGCGGCATGCGCATCGCGCGCTCCGCGAGCGAGATCCGCGCGGCCTTCGAGGACGCCTCCGCCGAGGCGCTGGCCTGCTTCGCCGACGACCGCGTGTACCTCGAGAAGCTCATCGAGCGCGGCCGCCACGTGGAGGTGCAGCTCATGGCCGACAAGTACGGCAACGTGGTGCATCTGGGCGAGCGCGACTGCTCGGTGCAGCGCAACCACCAGAAGCTGATCGAAGAGTCGCCCGCGCCGGGCCTCGACCCCGCCGAGCTCGCGCGCACCCTCGCCGCCGCGGTGCGTGCTTGCCAGCAGATTGGCTACGTGGGCGCCGGCACCATGGAGTTCCTGCTGGACGAGGGCGGCACGCTGCGCTTCATGGAGATGAACACGCGCCTCCAGGTGGAGCACTCGGTCTCCGAGATGCGCAGCGGGGTGGACCTGGTGGCCGAACAGATCCGCGTCGCCGCCGGGCACCGCCTGTCGTTCACGCAGGCGGACATCACGCTCACCGGCCACGCCATCGAGTGCCGCATCAACGCCGAGGACCCGGCCGACGGCTTCAAGCCCGCGCCCGGCGTGCTCACCCGCTTCGACCTGCCCGCGCAGGTGCCCGGTGAGGTGCGCGTGGACACGCACGTGGAGGCTGGCTACGAGGTGCCACCCTTCTACGACAGCCTGCTCTGCAAGGTCATCACGCGCGGCGCCACGCGCGACGAGGCCGCCGACCGTATGCTCACGGCGCTCTCCCAGCTGATCTGCGAGGGGGTCCCCACCACCACCGCGATGCACCGCGCCATCTTGGGCTCGGCCGACTTTCGCGCGAACCGATACGACACCTCGGGCATCCCTGGATGGCCCGCGAGCGAGGCACGCTGA
- a CDS encoding aminotransferase class IV — protein MSEMKVWMDGALVDVANAKVSVLDHGLLYGDGVFEGIRIRHARIFRLEDHLHRLSASCDAIGLTLPGGKARAREACLAAARALDADEAYLRLVVTRGVGPLGIDPTSCEHPSLICVAGQIVLFDAKKREKGLDLVTSFWRRPPSDVLDPRVKSLNYLNNVLAKREAKLRHADDALLLNTQGRVAESAGANVFIVRRGALQTPPPSEGALEGVTRRSILELARAQEATLRLRVEEVPLARADLLDADEVFLTGSGAGVARVASLDGVALRDGRNPLDQTAPRMSERLFDALVELAKTASTPFRDLA, from the coding sequence ATGAGTGAGATGAAGGTGTGGATGGACGGTGCGTTGGTGGACGTGGCCAACGCGAAGGTCTCGGTGCTGGATCACGGGCTGCTCTACGGCGACGGCGTGTTCGAGGGCATCCGCATTCGCCACGCGCGCATCTTCCGGCTGGAGGATCACCTGCACCGCCTGAGCGCCAGCTGCGACGCCATCGGGCTCACGCTGCCTGGCGGCAAGGCGCGTGCGAGAGAGGCCTGTCTCGCCGCGGCCCGCGCGCTCGACGCCGACGAGGCCTACCTGCGGCTCGTGGTGACACGCGGCGTTGGCCCGCTGGGCATCGACCCGACCAGCTGCGAGCACCCCTCACTCATCTGCGTGGCGGGGCAGATCGTGCTGTTCGATGCGAAGAAGCGCGAAAAGGGGCTGGACCTCGTGACCTCGTTCTGGCGGCGGCCACCGTCCGACGTGCTGGACCCGCGCGTGAAGTCGCTGAACTACCTGAACAACGTGCTTGCGAAGCGCGAGGCCAAGCTGCGACACGCCGACGACGCGCTGCTGCTCAACACGCAGGGGCGCGTGGCCGAGAGCGCCGGCGCGAACGTCTTCATCGTGCGGCGCGGTGCACTGCAGACACCACCCCCGAGCGAGGGCGCGCTCGAAGGCGTCACACGGCGCAGCATCCTCGAGCTGGCCCGTGCGCAAGAGGCCACGCTCCGACTGCGCGTGGAAGAGGTGCCGCTGGCGCGCGCCGACCTGCTGGACGCCGACGAGGTGTTCCTGACCGGCTCTGGCGCGGGCGTGGCGCGCGTGGCGTCACTAGACGGCGTGGCCCTGCGCGATGGCCGCAACCCGCTCGACCAAACGGCGCCGCGCATGAGTGAGCGTCTGTTCGACGCGCTAGTGGAGCTTGCAAAGACCGCGAGCACACCCTTCCGCGACCTGGCCTGA
- a CDS encoding IclR family transcriptional regulator gives MPKSPSTSIEKALDLLITLGELGGSAGLLALAEQAGVPKSSAHRLLQSLSSRGLVSRTSDGDYQLGSALVVLGELARRGDALLAASEPALREAARVSGQSCFLVLARGGKLEVALVAEGSGFLRAMPTVGGRVPVHASASGRLYLALDPAQVEVGAASEWERFTKATPGSKRALTARVAAAKARGYDTNVAEWMPDVAVVAAPVQLGQGLAATVALATSQGHFEREGEASLVRAVQRAAAEIRDQLTLALPERRTRHE, from the coding sequence ATGCCCAAGTCGCCGTCCACCTCCATCGAGAAGGCCCTCGACCTGCTGATCACCCTCGGCGAGCTGGGCGGCAGCGCAGGGCTGTTGGCGTTGGCGGAGCAGGCCGGTGTGCCCAAGTCGTCCGCGCATCGGTTGCTGCAGAGCCTGTCGTCGCGCGGGTTGGTGTCGCGAACGAGTGACGGCGACTATCAGCTGGGCAGCGCGCTCGTGGTGCTGGGAGAGCTGGCGCGGCGCGGGGATGCGCTGTTGGCGGCGAGTGAACCGGCGTTGCGCGAGGCGGCTCGGGTGTCGGGGCAGAGCTGCTTCTTGGTGCTGGCGCGGGGCGGTAAGTTGGAGGTGGCGCTGGTGGCCGAGGGCTCGGGATTCTTGCGGGCCATGCCCACGGTGGGGGGGCGAGTGCCGGTGCACGCCAGCGCGTCGGGGCGCTTGTACCTGGCTTTAGATCCGGCTCAGGTGGAGGTGGGCGCGGCGTCCGAGTGGGAGCGCTTCACCAAGGCCACGCCCGGCTCGAAGCGCGCGCTGACGGCGCGGGTCGCCGCGGCGAAGGCACGTGGATACGACACGAACGTGGCCGAGTGGATGCCCGACGTGGCCGTCGTGGCGGCGCCGGTGCAGCTGGGCCAGGGCCTGGCGGCGACCGTGGCGCTGGCGACCAGCCAGGGTCACTTCGAGCGCGAGGGCGAGGCCAGCTTGGTGCGCGCGGTGCAGCGCGCCGCAGCAGAGATCCGCGACCAGCTCACGCTGGCGCTGCCTGAACGGAGAACGCGACATGAGTGA